The proteins below are encoded in one region of Streptomyces roseirectus:
- a CDS encoding serine/threonine-protein kinase — MRPVGSKYLLEEPLGRGATGTVWRARQREAAGAEAAVPGQPGETVAIKVLKEELASDPDVVMRFLRERSVLLRLTHPNIVRVRDLVVEGDLLALVMDLVEGPDLHRYLRENGPFSPVAAALLTAQVADALAASHADGVVHRDLKPANVLLRQHGGQMHPLLTDFGIARLADSPGLTRTSEFVGTPAYVAPESAEGRPQTSAVDVYGAGILLYELVTGRPPFSGGSALEVLHQHLSAEPRRPSTVPEPLWTVIERCLRKNPAERPGAQSLARALRIVAEGIGVHANSTQIAAAEGVGHVLTPDPAPAAVPGADGSADPTQVLPHSAPGGAYDPNAATSVLPHTGAPQPAGAADPTAVLPQTGAADPTAVLPPVPPGQQQGPGPQEPHPWQSQLRAARDRNEQTQVQYLDPGEDPLRRRPQRQVARPHQQPQQHPQQPPQGPPQGQGRPPQGGRQGGPSVQAYGYQQQQQYAPPQQQYAPQQPPPQQQRYAPAPAPERRPQQRPAPEPREREPRESRRRSANPMRIPGLGCLKGCLFTILILFVASWLIWEFSPLQDWIGSGKGYWDQLTDWFSSVTGWFDSVAGN; from the coding sequence GTGCGGCCAGTCGGCAGCAAGTACTTGCTTGAGGAGCCGCTAGGACGCGGCGCCACGGGCACCGTCTGGCGTGCCCGCCAGCGGGAGGCCGCCGGCGCCGAGGCCGCCGTGCCCGGACAGCCCGGTGAGACCGTCGCCATCAAGGTCCTCAAGGAGGAGCTGGCGAGCGACCCGGACGTCGTGATGCGGTTCCTGCGCGAGCGCTCGGTCCTGCTGCGCCTGACGCACCCGAACATCGTCCGGGTCCGCGACCTGGTCGTCGAGGGCGACCTGCTGGCCCTGGTCATGGACCTCGTCGAGGGCCCCGACCTGCACCGCTACCTGCGCGAGAACGGCCCCTTCAGCCCGGTCGCGGCGGCCCTGCTGACCGCCCAGGTCGCCGACGCGCTCGCGGCGAGCCACGCGGACGGGGTGGTCCACCGCGACCTGAAGCCCGCCAACGTCCTGCTGCGCCAGCACGGCGGCCAGATGCACCCCCTGCTGACCGACTTCGGCATCGCCCGCCTCGCCGACTCCCCGGGCCTGACCCGCACCAGCGAGTTCGTCGGCACGCCCGCGTACGTGGCGCCCGAGTCCGCCGAGGGCCGCCCGCAGACGTCCGCCGTGGACGTCTACGGCGCGGGCATCCTGCTGTACGAGCTGGTCACCGGACGCCCGCCGTTCTCCGGGGGCTCCGCCCTCGAAGTCCTCCACCAGCATCTGAGCGCCGAACCGCGCCGCCCCTCCACCGTCCCGGAGCCCCTGTGGACGGTCATCGAGCGCTGCCTGCGCAAGAACCCCGCCGAGCGCCCCGGCGCGCAGAGCCTCGCCCGCGCGCTGCGGATCGTCGCCGAGGGCATCGGCGTGCACGCGAACTCGACGCAGATCGCCGCCGCCGAGGGCGTGGGCCACGTCCTCACACCCGACCCGGCCCCCGCGGCCGTCCCGGGCGCCGACGGCTCCGCCGACCCGACCCAGGTGCTGCCGCACAGCGCGCCCGGGGGCGCGTACGACCCGAACGCCGCCACCAGCGTGCTCCCGCACACCGGCGCGCCCCAGCCCGCGGGCGCCGCCGACCCCACCGCCGTGCTCCCCCAGACCGGAGCCGCGGACCCCACGGCGGTCCTTCCGCCGGTCCCGCCGGGCCAGCAGCAGGGACCCGGCCCGCAGGAGCCGCACCCCTGGCAGAGCCAGCTGCGCGCCGCCCGCGACCGCAACGAGCAGACGCAGGTCCAGTACCTCGACCCCGGCGAGGACCCGCTGCGCCGCCGCCCCCAGCGGCAGGTCGCGCGCCCCCACCAGCAGCCTCAGCAACACCCCCAGCAGCCTCCGCAGGGCCCGCCGCAGGGCCAGGGACGCCCGCCCCAGGGCGGCCGGCAGGGCGGCCCCTCCGTTCAGGCGTACGGCTACCAGCAGCAACAGCAGTACGCGCCCCCGCAGCAGCAGTACGCCCCGCAGCAGCCCCCGCCCCAGCAGCAGCGGTACGCACCCGCGCCCGCGCCGGAGCGCCGTCCCCAGCAGCGGCCCGCCCCGGAGCCGCGCGAGCGCGAACCCCGTGAGTCGCGCCGCCGCAGCGCCAACCCGATGCGCATCCCCGGGCTCGGCTGCCTCAAGGGGTGCCTGTTCACGATCCTCATCCTGTTCGTCGCGAGCTGGCTGATCTGGGAGTTCTCGCCCCTCCAGGACTGGATCGGCAGCGGCAAGGGCTACTGGGACCAGCTCACCGACTGGTTCAGCTCGGTCACCGGATGGTTCGACTCCGTGGCGGGCAACTGA